The proteins below come from a single Tenuifilum thalassicum genomic window:
- a CDS encoding asparaginase yields MKSENTSILIVYTGGTIGMKQNPETGALAPFNFEQIEQEVPELRKFGYTLNTISFSPVIDSSDINPSFWVKLAQIISENYDKYDGFVILHGTDTMSFTASALSFMLEGLTKPVVLTGSQLPIGMLRTDGKENLISAIEIAAAYRNGQALVPEVSVFFENRLYRGNRTTKHNSEHFNAFRSNNYPPLAEAGISIKFNYPFIHYPTQEQSLFVHTMLDNSIAVLKLFPGITENVVSAVLNTQGVKGIILETYGSGNAPMQDWFLERIEEAIGNNIVVFNVTQCKAGGVDMDKYENGLRLKKIGVVSGSDITFEAAVAKLMFLLGKGLNGKTLADELTKSIAGEITLK; encoded by the coding sequence ATGAAATCGGAAAACACCTCAATTCTAATTGTATACACTGGTGGGACCATAGGGATGAAGCAAAATCCTGAAACGGGTGCTTTAGCACCTTTCAATTTTGAACAAATAGAGCAGGAGGTACCTGAACTCAGAAAATTTGGGTATACCTTGAATACAATATCGTTTAGTCCTGTTATTGACTCATCCGATATTAATCCCTCTTTTTGGGTTAAACTTGCCCAAATCATTAGCGAAAACTACGACAAATACGATGGTTTTGTGATTTTACATGGTACCGATACCATGTCGTTCACGGCTTCTGCGCTTAGTTTTATGCTAGAAGGGCTTACAAAACCAGTTGTGCTAACCGGATCTCAGCTCCCTATTGGTATGCTTAGAACCGATGGAAAGGAAAACCTAATCAGTGCAATTGAGATTGCCGCTGCCTATCGTAACGGACAAGCCTTAGTCCCTGAAGTTTCGGTATTTTTTGAGAATAGGCTTTACAGAGGAAATAGAACGACAAAGCATAATTCTGAACATTTTAATGCATTCCGTTCAAATAATTATCCACCTCTAGCTGAGGCTGGTATCTCAATAAAGTTTAATTACCCTTTTATCCATTACCCAACCCAAGAGCAATCGCTATTTGTTCATACTATGCTGGATAATTCAATAGCGGTGTTAAAACTCTTCCCTGGAATTACAGAAAACGTAGTTTCAGCAGTATTAAACACTCAAGGTGTTAAAGGTATTATACTTGAGACCTATGGTTCTGGTAATGCTCCTATGCAGGATTGGTTTTTAGAACGGATTGAAGAGGCTATAGGCAATAATATAGTAGTGTTTAACGTTACTCAATGCAAGGCAGGTGGGGTCGATATGGATAAGTACGAAAATGGATTAAGGCTTAAAAAAATTGGAGTAGTTAGTGGAAGTGATATAACATTTGAAGCAGCAGTTGCCAAGCTGATGTTTTTGCTAGGCAAAGGCTTAAATGGTAAAACACTTGCTGATGAGCTAACAAAATCCATAGCCGGTGAAATAACCTTGAAATAG
- a CDS encoding DUF6175 family protein: MRKIFSTFIVLAVAIAAFGQAKKPILMVVPSDQYCISRGYKMEFENQGMKQVLPDYKAALQNDPDLRLVITKMGQIMADRGFPLKDLEQELKNLEQENAESMMLTSKSSASELAESPIDALKRVAKADIILDLDFQIKRQGPQKYIVFNLKGLDAYTAKQVSGVAGAGSPSTAASPELLLEEAVLSHMDNFNAGLMRHFEDMFAKGREVKVQIKVWSNWGEDLESEFGEDGEELSEIIENWFFDNCVEGRFNLSDASENFMKLEQVRIPMMKTDDRGRERAVDTRSFVRDLQKYLKDMGIPSKLYLRGLGEAWLILGEK; this comes from the coding sequence ATGAGAAAAATATTTTCAACATTTATAGTTCTTGCCGTTGCAATAGCTGCATTTGGGCAAGCAAAGAAACCTATTCTTATGGTTGTGCCTAGCGATCAGTACTGTATTAGTCGCGGGTACAAGATGGAATTTGAGAACCAGGGTATGAAGCAGGTTTTACCCGATTATAAAGCTGCCCTTCAAAACGACCCAGATTTAAGGCTTGTTATTACCAAAATGGGGCAAATAATGGCCGATAGGGGGTTCCCTCTTAAGGATTTAGAGCAGGAACTTAAAAACTTGGAGCAAGAGAATGCCGAATCTATGATGCTAACTAGTAAATCGAGCGCATCTGAACTAGCCGAGAGCCCAATTGACGCATTAAAGCGAGTGGCTAAGGCCGACATTATTCTTGACCTAGATTTTCAAATTAAACGCCAAGGGCCTCAAAAGTATATAGTTTTTAATCTTAAGGGGTTAGATGCATATACTGCAAAACAGGTTTCGGGTGTCGCTGGTGCTGGTAGTCCATCTACCGCCGCTTCTCCTGAACTTTTACTCGAAGAAGCAGTGCTTAGCCATATGGATAATTTTAATGCTGGCCTAATGCGTCATTTTGAGGATATGTTTGCAAAAGGACGTGAGGTTAAGGTTCAGATTAAAGTTTGGAGTAATTGGGGTGAGGATTTGGAATCGGAATTTGGTGAAGATGGCGAGGAATTATCTGAAATTATAGAGAATTGGTTCTTTGATAATTGCGTTGAAGGGCGCTTTAACCTTTCCGATGCTTCCGAAAACTTTATGAAGTTAGAGCAGGTACGTATCCCTATGATGAAAACTGATGATAGGGGTAGAGAAAGGGCTGTAGATACTCGTTCATTTGTTAGAGATTTACAGAAGTATTTGAAAGACATGGGAATTCCTTCAAAGTTGTATCTAAGGGGTTTAGGTGAAGCATGGCTTATTCTTGGAGAAAAATAA
- a CDS encoding ExbD/TolR family protein produces the protein MARKVPEVNASSTADIAFLLLIFFLISTTMNVDTGLTRMLPPMPEKDQKQDDVEVKRRNIFTVLINKSDRLLVRGEPMDVQMLKEKTKEFIMNPNNDPNLSEIEEKEIPMIGRYRVSKGVVSLQNDRGTSYEMYMKVQNELVAAYNELREELSTSVFGKPYQKLSKEEKDAISKAIPLRISEAEPKNVGGK, from the coding sequence ATGGCAAGAAAAGTTCCAGAAGTAAATGCCAGTTCAACTGCCGACATCGCTTTCCTATTGCTCATCTTCTTTCTGATTTCAACAACTATGAATGTAGATACTGGTTTAACGAGGATGCTTCCTCCAATGCCAGAAAAAGATCAGAAACAGGATGATGTTGAGGTTAAGCGTAGGAATATATTCACCGTGCTTATCAACAAAAGTGATAGGTTGTTGGTACGTGGTGAACCCATGGACGTTCAAATGTTAAAAGAGAAAACCAAGGAGTTCATTATGAACCCTAATAATGATCCTAATCTCTCTGAGATAGAGGAAAAGGAAATACCAATGATTGGTCGATATAGGGTTTCAAAGGGCGTTGTTTCTCTTCAGAACGACAGAGGAACTTCCTACGAGATGTATATGAAAGTGCAGAACGAGCTGGTAGCCGCATATAACGAATTACGTGAAGAACTATCAACATCAGTTTTCGGAAAGCCATATCAAAAGTTAAGCAAGGAAGAAAAAGATGCTATCTCAAAAGCTATTCCTTTGCGTATTTCCGAGGCTGAGCCTAAAAACGTGGGAGGAAAATAG
- a CDS encoding ExbD/TolR family protein — MATFKRKGKNEIQAISTASLPDIVFMLLFFFMVSTTMRETTLMVRTQLPEATEVSKLEKKSLVSYIYIGPPTKQFQALFGTEPRIQLNDSFKTLDDIRDFIASEREAMKEEDKPLLTTSLKIDKDTRMGIVTDVKQELRKASALKIVYAARKAE; from the coding sequence ATGGCAACATTCAAACGTAAAGGGAAAAACGAAATTCAGGCTATTTCAACTGCTTCGTTACCCGATATTGTATTCATGCTTCTTTTCTTCTTTATGGTCAGCACCACCATGCGCGAAACAACACTTATGGTGCGCACCCAGCTACCAGAGGCTACTGAAGTTAGCAAGTTAGAAAAGAAGTCGCTAGTTTCCTATATCTATATTGGACCTCCTACTAAGCAGTTTCAGGCATTATTTGGTACTGAACCTCGTATTCAGCTTAACGACTCTTTTAAAACACTCGACGACATTCGTGACTTTATCGCTTCTGAACGTGAAGCAATGAAAGAGGAAGATAAGCCTTTGCTTACCACCTCGCTCAAAATTGATAAAGATACTCGTATGGGTATTGTTACTGACGTAAAACAAGAATTACGTAAAGCAAGTGCGTTGAAAATTGTTTATGCTGCTCGTAAAGCTGAATAG
- a CDS encoding MotA/TolQ/ExbB proton channel family protein — protein sequence MKKLFTLVAVMGMLTFGASSIVSAQEGNEATPDTAVAQQDTLAAQQDTVGLTDEAAEPVVEEQSLHKAIKTKFIEGGPRFMSAILLTLIIGLAIVIERIIYLNLSTTNTKKLLNAIEEALEKGGVEAAKEVCRNTRGPVASIFYQGLDRVHEGIEVVEKSIVTYGSVMMGQLEKGLTWISLFIAIAPMLGFMGTVIGMIGAFDAIQAAGDISPALVAGGIKVALITTVFGLIVAIILQVFYNYLLSKIDSITNDMEDASVSLLDILVKFNLKK from the coding sequence ATGAAAAAGCTATTCACATTAGTAGCAGTTATGGGTATGCTCACTTTTGGAGCATCATCAATTGTAAGCGCGCAGGAGGGTAATGAAGCAACTCCTGATACCGCAGTAGCTCAGCAAGATACTCTTGCAGCTCAACAAGATACAGTAGGTTTAACCGATGAAGCTGCTGAACCAGTTGTTGAGGAGCAATCACTTCACAAAGCTATTAAAACCAAATTCATCGAGGGTGGGCCTAGATTTATGTCTGCTATCCTACTAACATTGATTATTGGTTTAGCTATTGTAATTGAACGTATTATTTATCTAAACCTTTCAACAACTAACACAAAGAAACTTCTCAACGCTATTGAAGAGGCTCTTGAAAAGGGTGGTGTTGAAGCAGCTAAAGAGGTATGTCGCAATACACGTGGTCCTGTAGCTAGCATCTTCTACCAAGGTCTTGACCGAGTTCATGAAGGAATTGAGGTTGTTGAGAAATCTATTGTTACCTATGGCTCCGTTATGATGGGTCAGTTAGAGAAAGGATTAACATGGATCTCTCTTTTCATTGCTATTGCTCCTATGTTAGGTTTTATGGGTACCGTTATCGGTATGATTGGTGCATTCGATGCTATCCAAGCAGCTGGTGACATTTCTCCTGCACTTGTAGCTGGTGGTATCAAGGTTGCTCTTATCACTACTGTATTCGGTCTTATTGTTGCTATTATTCTTCAGGTATTCTACAACTACCTACTTTCTAAGATTGATAGTATTACCAATGACATGGAAGATGCTTCTGTAAGCCTTCTTGACATTCTTGTTAAATTTAATCTTAAAAAATAA
- a CDS encoding alkaline phosphatase, whose product MKKFFLPIVVILLIFSGCQTSSQKPKYVFLFIGDGMGMSHVQLAKLYSDSVLKKDNSISFLNFPVASNSTTYAANRFITGSAAAGTALSTGYKTSINTLGLSSDHSDTLYSIAKRFNENGRKVALITSVSIDHATPAAFYAHVPYRGMYYKIATQLFKSDYDFFASGGFRDPYNYMQDSSSISIFELGDKNGYNFTTTLEGVDSLVSSGAKHIIYSVSNPAPGSTLKYDIDRVSTDVTLADLTRKAIEVVDNPNGFFMMVEGGKIDWAAHDNDAATVIYEVLAFSDAVSEAVDFYKKHPDETIIIVTADHETGGLSIGNRENHYDNHVALLQYQKVSKEKLHEIINDYLNKNNKPRFDELLNIISNKTGLNKEIALSSAEIAILKESFNKMVQAKNFSQKTLYSETDLLTSNVLKLLNSKAGIGWTSGSHTAEPVPVFVIGEGHESFMNQLDNTDIPKRIAEISGI is encoded by the coding sequence ATGAAAAAGTTTTTTTTACCCATTGTTGTCATACTTTTAATATTTTCTGGATGTCAAACTAGTAGCCAGAAACCAAAGTATGTGTTTCTATTTATTGGAGATGGAATGGGGATGTCTCATGTGCAATTAGCTAAGTTATATTCCGATAGTGTACTAAAAAAAGACAATTCCATTTCTTTCTTAAATTTTCCTGTTGCATCAAATTCTACTACCTATGCAGCTAATCGGTTTATTACTGGCTCTGCAGCTGCCGGAACTGCTCTTTCAACTGGGTATAAGACATCTATTAATACTCTTGGGTTGAGTTCTGATCATTCCGATACTCTCTATAGCATTGCAAAGCGATTCAATGAGAATGGTCGGAAAGTAGCCTTAATTACTAGTGTTAGCATTGACCACGCAACACCAGCAGCATTTTATGCACATGTACCTTATAGGGGTATGTATTATAAAATAGCTACCCAGCTATTTAAATCTGATTACGATTTCTTTGCGTCAGGTGGCTTTCGCGATCCCTATAATTATATGCAGGATTCCAGTTCAATTAGTATTTTTGAACTAGGTGATAAAAATGGTTACAATTTTACTACTACGTTGGAGGGAGTTGACTCCCTTGTTTCAAGTGGTGCTAAACATATAATTTACTCTGTTTCTAACCCTGCCCCTGGTAGTACGTTAAAGTATGATATAGATAGAGTTAGCACTGATGTTACCCTTGCCGATCTTACCAGGAAGGCTATTGAGGTTGTAGATAATCCTAATGGATTTTTTATGATGGTTGAAGGAGGTAAAATAGATTGGGCTGCTCATGATAACGATGCTGCTACTGTTATTTATGAGGTTTTGGCCTTCTCGGATGCAGTTAGTGAAGCTGTTGATTTTTACAAAAAGCACCCCGATGAAACAATTATTATAGTGACAGCCGATCACGAGACTGGTGGCCTTTCAATTGGAAATAGGGAAAACCACTACGATAATCATGTTGCATTATTGCAATACCAAAAAGTGTCAAAGGAAAAGCTACACGAAATAATTAATGATTATTTAAATAAAAATAACAAGCCTAGGTTTGATGAACTTTTAAATATCATCTCAAACAAAACAGGCTTAAACAAGGAGATAGCATTATCTTCTGCCGAGATAGCCATTCTAAAAGAGTCTTTTAACAAGATGGTTCAAGCTAAAAACTTTTCTCAAAAAACATTATACAGCGAAACAGACCTGCTGACTTCTAACGTTTTGAAATTATTAAATAGTAAGGCTGGTATAGGTTGGACATCTGGATCGCATACTGCAGAACCTGTTCCAGTATTTGTTATAGGGGAAGGTCATGAGTCTTTCATGAATCAGCTCGATAATACTGATATTCCTAAAAGGATAGCTGAAATTTCTGGAATTTGA